The DNA sequence CCCGATGCCTGGGGCACCGAGCTGATCGACAACATCGAACCCTTCCTCGACGACGCGATCCAGGCGCTCCCGCAGCTCGCCGAGGCCTTCGCGGGCGACGAGCCCGACCTCGTCCTGCACGACATCACCTCCTATCCCGCCCGGGTCCTCGCCCACCGCTGGGGCGTCCCCGCTGTCTCCCTCTGGCCCAATCTGGTGCCCTGGGAGGGGTACGAGGAGGAGGTCGGCGAGCCGATGACCGCCGAGCTGAAGCAGACCGAGCGCGGCAAGGCGTACTACGCGCGCTTCGACGACTGGCTCGCCGGGAACGGCCTCGGCCATGTCTCCTGCGACGACTTCGTCGCCCGCCCGCGCCTCGGTCTCGTCCTGATCCCCGAGGCGCTCCAGCCGAACGCGGACCGGGTGAACCGCGAGATGTACACCTTCGTCGGGGCCTGTCAGGGCGACCGCGCGGACCAGGGGGAGTGGGCGCGGCCTGCCGGGGCGGAGAAGGTGCTCCTGGTGTCGCTGGGTTCCTCCTTCACCAAGCAGCCCGCCTTCTACCGGGAGTGCGTCGAGGCCTTCGGCGGACTGCCCGGCTGGCACGTGGTCCTCCAGATCGGGGCGCACGTCGACCCCGCCGAACTCGGAGACGTACCGGACAACGTGGAGGTGCGCGCCTGGGTGCCGCAGCTGGCCGTCCTCAAGCAGGCCGACGCCTTCATCACCCACGCCGGCGCGGGCGGGAGCCAGGAGGGTCTCGCCACCGGCACCCCGATGGTCGCCGTCCCCCAGGCCGTCGACCAGTTCGGCAACGCGGACATGCTCCAGTCGCTGGGCGTGGCCCGGCACCTCCCGATGGAGGAGGCCGACGCCGCGAGCCTGCGCGAGGCCGTCCTCGCCCTGGTGGACGACCCCGAAGTGGCCGCCCGGTGCGGGCGGCTGAGCGAGCGGATGGCGCGGGAGGGCGGCACCCCGAGGGCCGCCGACCTCATCGAGGCCGAACTGTCGCGCTGAGCGGAATCGCCTGACTGGTATCCGGACGTTCTCCGTCCCGCCCCGAGTGCCGCGCCCCGCGGTCTCCCGGGGCGGGACCTCCGTGTTTCGGCTCGGTGAAGCCTTTGTCGCGGCGGGTCCGGTCGGCGCATCTGCACGCACACCCTCGCGATTTCACACCGGAAGCCGCGCGTTCACCCCTCGCGCGCACACCTTCACGGACCTTCACGGGTCTTCACGCGTGGTCACTCCCGCCCCACAGGCCACACGGAGGGCCCGGCGATGGCCGGGCGGGAGGTGCCCGACTCTTCAAGTGCGGCTCTGAGCAGGGGATATGCGAGGCGGTGTGCCCTCGCGGGGCGGCTCGATACCGCTCGATCGGGGTGGGGCGGACGCCTGTCGCCCGCCCCCGGCCGTGGTGACCGGCCATGGCCGATTTCTTGTTACGCAACGTTGTTGAACAAGTCATCCCTCATGAGGGTCTTGATCTGTGCTCGTCAATCGGTCAGGGTTTCGAGCCAGCCCCCGGAGATCTTCCGGCCGAGGGCCAATCCCCCCACAGAGTTTGACGAGGAGACCCCTCTTCATGGCCAAGCACCAGCGCACCCGTCGCACCAAGCTGACCGCCGCGATCACCGCCGTGGCGGCCGCCGCCGGAGTCACCCTTCTCGGTACCTCGTTCGCCGGAGCCGCACCGGCTCCCATGGGCACGGTCTACGGCGCGGACGCCGCGACCGCGGTGTCCGGCAGCTACATCGTGATGCTGGACGAGAAGAAGGCCGACAAGTCCGAGCTCGCGAAGGAGTACGGCGGCAAGCTCAAGCGCACCTACTCCTCCAGCATCAACGGCTTCTCCGCCAGCGGCCTTTCGGAGACCGAGGCCAAGCGCCTCGCCGCCGACCCGGCCGTCGCCAAGGTGGTGCAGAACAAGAAGTTCAGCATCGACGCCACCCAGGACAACCCGCCGTCGTGGGGTCTGGACCGGATCGACCAGACCGAGACCGCGGGCGACAACGCGTACACCTACCCGGACGCCGGAGGCGAGGGCGTCACCGCGTACGTCATCGACACCGGTGTCCGCGTCACCCACGAGGACTTCGAGGGCCGGGCCACCTCCGGCTTTGACGCCGTCGACAACGACGACGACGCCGACGACGGCAACGGGCACGGCACCCACGTGGCGGGCACCATAGCCGGGGCCGCGCACGGCGTCGCCAAGAAGGCGAACATCGTGGCCGTCCGTGTCCTGGACGACAACGGCTCCGGCACCACCGAGCAGGTCATCGCCGGGATCGACTGGGTCGCCGCCAACGCCAAGGGCCCGTCCGTGGCCAACATGAGCCTCGGCGGCGGCGCCGACCCCGCCCTCGACGAGGCCGTCCAGAAGGCCATCGCCGCGGGCATCACCTTCGGTGTGGCCGCCGGCAACGAGTCCAGCGACGCCGGCCAGGGCTCGCCCTCCCGCGTCCCCGAGGCGATCACCGTCGCCTCGTCCACGGAGGCCGACGAGCAGTCGTCGTTCTCCAATTACGGGTCGGTCGTGGACATCTACGCCCCGGGCTCGGACATCACCTCCACCTGGAACGACAGCGACACCGGCACCAACACCATCTCCGGTACGTCCATGGCCACCCCGCACGTCGTCGGTGCGGCCGCCGTCTACCTGGCGGGCAACCAGGACGCGACCCCGGAGGCCGTCGCCACGGCGCTCACCGAGGGAGCCACCCCGGACGCCATCAGCAACGCCACCGAAGGCACGGCCAACAAGCTCCTCAAGGTCGTCGAGTAGGACCCCGGTTCCGACCGGACGACGCCGGGCGGCGGTGGTCACCGGCCCCCGCCGCCCGGCCCCGCGCACAGCGGCCGCCGCGCTCTCCCCCACGGAGCGCGGCGGTCGCGCCGTTCCCCGGGTGGCCCCGACGATCCGGCCGGGGCGCCGGTACGCCGTGACACCGGTACGCCGGGCCCCGCTCCCCGGTCCGGCAGATCCGGCCAATCCGGCCGGAACCGCGTGCGAGGGCCTAGGGTGGGGGGCCATGACGACGACGTACGCGGCGCTGCTGCGGGGGATCAACGTGAGCGGCAGCAAGAGGGTCCCCATGCCCGAACTGCGCACCGTGCTCACCGAACTGGGACACACCGGCATCGCCACCTATCTGCAGAGCGGAAACGCCGTCTTCCGGAGCGACAGCGACGACGAGGACGCCCTGGCCGCAGCCCTGGAGCAGGCTCTGCGCCGGCGGTTCGGGTTCGCCGTCGACTGCCTCGTCCGTGACGCCGGCCATCTCGCCGCCGTCGCCGGGGCCTGTCCGTTCCCCGCCGCCGAGCTGGAGGGCAAGCAGCTCCACGTCACCTTCTTCGACCGGCCCGTGGACGCCGACCGCTTCGCGGACCTGGAGGCGGGGGACTTCCTGCCGGAGGAGTTCCGGCTCGGCGACCGCTGCCTGTACCTGTACGCCCCCGACGGGCTCGGCCGCTCCAAGCTGGCGGTCGCGCTGGGGCGCCCCCGCCACGTCAAGGGCCTCATCGCCACCAGCCGCAACTGGAACACCGTGGCGAAGCTCGTGGAGATGACCCGTGGCTGAGCCGTCGCCCGCCGTGGCCGCGGCCATCGAGGGCGAGCTACGCCTGCTGGACCCGGTGGTACGGGTCTCCGCCGAGCTCCTCGCCTCGCTGCTGCACCCCGAGTTCCGGGAGATCGGCACCACCGGCCGGCTCTGGACCCGGGAGCGGATCATCGCCTCGCTCACCGCGGACGACGCCCCGCGCCCCGGCCCGCTCACCGCCTCCGGGATGCGGGGGACACAGCTCTGCGCCGACCTGGTGCACCTCACCTTCGACACGGAGTCCAAGGGGATCCGCTCGCACCGCAGCTCCCTGTGGCGGCTGACCCCGGAGGGCTGGCGGCTCTACTTCCACCAGGCGACACCGTTCGACGACGAGCCCCTCGACGACCTCCGTGAGCCCACCCCGGGCCGTCCGTAGCCGCACACCGACGGGCCGCACACGCCGACGGCCTCACGCCGACAGGGAGGCCCCCACCGGCACCCGCGCCTCGTCGTAGCGGTCCAGCAGCAGCCGCGCCAACTCCGGCGCGGGGCCCAGCACATCGGCGAGCACGTCGGCCCCGGCCGCCTCGGCTCCCGCCATGATGCGGTCGGGCAGCCGGCCGGGCGCGATGACGTACGGGGCCACCGCCACCCGCTCCACGCCGTCGGCGCGCAGGGCCCGTACCGCGTCCTCGGTGCGGGAGATGCCACCGGGATGAACAGCGGAGGCGAACGCAGGCCGCACGGCGCACCAACCGGTGTGCCGCAGCTCCCGCGCGATTTCAGCGATCACTGCGATCGCCTCCGGGTCTGTGGATCCCGCCGAGGCCAGGACGAGCCCGGTCCGGGGGATGTCGCCGGGACGGATCCCGGCCTCCCGCAGCCGCCGCCCCAAGGTGGCGTTGAGCAGAGGGGACGGGCCGAGCACGGCGGCCTGCCGGATGTGCGTCCGCGGCAGCCGGGCGCGGGCCTCGCGCAGGACCGAGGGGATGTCGGTCTTGGCGTGGAACGCCCGGGTGAGCAGCAGCGGAAGGGCGACGACCTCGTCCGTCCCCTCCGCTGCCAGGCGCTCCAGCACCCGGGGCACGGAAGGGGCGTTGAACTCCAGGTACGCGGTCTCCACACGCAGCCCCGGCCGCTCGGCACGGACCCGCTCGGTGAGCGCGTGCACGGTCGTGGCGTGGCGCGGGTCGCGGCTGCCGTGGGCGATGACGAGGAGAGCGGGGTGCGTCATGGGAGGGCTCAGTTCTTGACGAGGAGACCGCGGCTGCGCAGCACCCACCGCTCCAGCGGACTGAAGATGAGCAGGTCGATCGCGATGCCGACGAACAGGATGAGCAGGATCGAGAGGAAGATCCCGGGCATGTCGAAGTTGCTGCGTCCGTTCTCCAGCAACTGCCCGAGCCCCAGACCCAGTTCGGGAGAGGAGGCGATGATCTCGGCGGCCATCAGCGAGCGCCACGAGAACGCCCAGCCCTGCTTGAGGCCCGCCAGGTAGCCGGGCAGCGCCGCCGGGAGCACGATGTGCCAGGTCCCGCGCAGCCCGGTCGCGCCCAGCGTGCGGCCGGCCCGGAGGAACAGCGGCGGCACCTGGTCGACGCCGGAGACCAGCCCGTTGGCGATCGAGGGCACCGCGCCCAGCAGGATCACGGCGAACATCATCTGGTCGTTCAGCCCGAGCCAGATCACCGCCGGGGCCACCCACGCCACCGAGGGCAGCGACTGGAGCCCGGACAGGATCGGGCCGATCGCGGCCCGGATCAGCTTCACCCGGGCGACCAGCAGCCCCAACGGCGTACCGATGGCGACCGCGAGCAGGAAGCCGAGCAGGCCGCGCGAGACGCTGGTCCAGACGACGTCGAGCAGCGTGCCCGCCAGCCACATCTCCCGGGCGCTGTTCCACACGGCCGACGGCGGCGGGAGCTTGTAGACCTCCGTGACCTGGGCGCGGACCAGCAGCTCCCAGATCAGCAGGACCAGCGTCACCGCCACGACCGGTGGCAGCACCTTGCGCAGCAGGACCTCGCGCACCGGGGTGCGGCTGATCTGCACGGCGTCCAGGGCGTCGAGCCCGGCCTCCAGCCCCGCCAGATCGTCGGGCCTCGCGCCGCCCCGTCCGGCCGCCCCGTCCGGCCGCTTCCGGCTCGACGTGATGTCAGTGCTGGCCATGTCGGCGGATCTCCCCACGCAGTTCTTCGGTGATCTCGACGGACAGCTCCGCCACGGCGGTGTCCTCGATACGGCGAGGCTGCTCGATGTCGACCGTCCACTCCCTGGCGATGCGTCCCGGCCGCGACGAGAGCAGCACGACGCGCTGCGCGAGCCGTACGGCCTCGCGCACGTTGTGCGTGACGAAGAGGACCGAGGCGTTCGTCTCCCGCCAGATCCGGGTCAGCTCGTCGTGCAGCACATCGCGGGTGATGGCGTCGAGCGCCGCGAACGGCTCGTCCATCAACAGCAGTTGACTGTCCTGCGCGAGCGCGCGGGCCATCGCGACGCGCTGCCGCATACCCCCGGACAGCTCGTGCACCCGCTTGCCGTACGCCCCGCCGAGACGTACGAGTTCGAGCAGCCGCTCCGCCTCGGCGCGGCGCCCGGCCTTGGGCACCCCGCGCAGCCGCAGGGCCAGTTCGATGTTCTTGCCGGCGGTCAGCCAGGGGAAGAGGGCGTGCTCCTGGAACATCAGGGCGGGCCGCCCGCCGGGGGTCTCGATGGACCCCTGGGACGGGCGGTCGAGTCCGGCCACCAGATTGAGCAGCGTCGACTTTCCGCACCCGGAGGCTCCCAGGAGGGTGACGAACTCGCCCGGAGCGACATCGAGCGTGATGTCGTCCAGGACGAGCTGCTGACCGGTGGGTCCGGCGAAGGACTTCGAGACGTGCGCGAGACGGGCGGCGTGCTCGACCGTCGTACGGTCCTCGGCCTTGGTGAGGGTGGTGGT is a window from the Streptomyces sp. MMBL 11-1 genome containing:
- a CDS encoding ABC transporter permease; amino-acid sequence: MASTDITSSRKRPDGAAGRGGARPDDLAGLEAGLDALDAVQISRTPVREVLLRKVLPPVVAVTLVLLIWELLVRAQVTEVYKLPPPSAVWNSAREMWLAGTLLDVVWTSVSRGLLGFLLAVAIGTPLGLLVARVKLIRAAIGPILSGLQSLPSVAWVAPAVIWLGLNDQMMFAVILLGAVPSIANGLVSGVDQVPPLFLRAGRTLGATGLRGTWHIVLPAALPGYLAGLKQGWAFSWRSLMAAEIIASSPELGLGLGQLLENGRSNFDMPGIFLSILLILFVGIAIDLLIFSPLERWVLRSRGLLVKN
- a CDS encoding S8 family peptidase, which translates into the protein MAKHQRTRRTKLTAAITAVAAAAGVTLLGTSFAGAAPAPMGTVYGADAATAVSGSYIVMLDEKKADKSELAKEYGGKLKRTYSSSINGFSASGLSETEAKRLAADPAVAKVVQNKKFSIDATQDNPPSWGLDRIDQTETAGDNAYTYPDAGGEGVTAYVIDTGVRVTHEDFEGRATSGFDAVDNDDDADDGNGHGTHVAGTIAGAAHGVAKKANIVAVRVLDDNGSGTTEQVIAGIDWVAANAKGPSVANMSLGGGADPALDEAVQKAIAAGITFGVAAGNESSDAGQGSPSRVPEAITVASSTEADEQSSFSNYGSVVDIYAPGSDITSTWNDSDTGTNTISGTSMATPHVVGAAAVYLAGNQDATPEAVATALTEGATPDAISNATEGTANKLLKVVE
- a CDS encoding sirohydrochlorin chelatase, translated to MTHPALLVIAHGSRDPRHATTVHALTERVRAERPGLRVETAYLEFNAPSVPRVLERLAAEGTDEVVALPLLLTRAFHAKTDIPSVLREARARLPRTHIRQAAVLGPSPLLNATLGRRLREAGIRPGDIPRTGLVLASAGSTDPEAIAVIAEIARELRHTGWCAVRPAFASAVHPGGISRTEDAVRALRADGVERVAVAPYVIAPGRLPDRIMAGAEAAGADVLADVLGPAPELARLLLDRYDEARVPVGASLSA
- a CDS encoding nuclear transport factor 2 family protein, coding for MAEPSPAVAAAIEGELRLLDPVVRVSAELLASLLHPEFREIGTTGRLWTRERIIASLTADDAPRPGPLTASGMRGTQLCADLVHLTFDTESKGIRSHRSSLWRLTPEGWRLYFHQATPFDDEPLDDLREPTPGRP
- a CDS encoding ABC transporter ATP-binding protein, which encodes MATTTLTKAEDRTTVEHAARLAHVSKSFAGPTGQQLVLDDITLDVAPGEFVTLLGASGCGKSTLLNLVAGLDRPSQGSIETPGGRPALMFQEHALFPWLTAGKNIELALRLRGVPKAGRRAEAERLLELVRLGGAYGKRVHELSGGMRQRVAMARALAQDSQLLLMDEPFAALDAITRDVLHDELTRIWRETNASVLFVTHNVREAVRLAQRVVLLSSRPGRIAREWTVDIEQPRRIEDTAVAELSVEITEELRGEIRRHGQH
- a CDS encoding DUF1697 domain-containing protein, which translates into the protein MTTTYAALLRGINVSGSKRVPMPELRTVLTELGHTGIATYLQSGNAVFRSDSDDEDALAAALEQALRRRFGFAVDCLVRDAGHLAAVAGACPFPAAELEGKQLHVTFFDRPVDADRFADLEAGDFLPEEFRLGDRCLYLYAPDGLGRSKLAVALGRPRHVKGLIATSRNWNTVAKLVEMTRG